The DNA window TGTTCCAGGAGGTCCGCGAGAAGCGTGGCCTGTGTTATTCGGTCTATGCCTTCCATTGGGGCTTTTCCGACACCGGCGTCTTCGGCGTCCATGCCGCCACCGGCCAGAGCGACATCGCCGAACTGGTGCCTGTCATCATCGACGAACTGCAGAAAGCCGGTGAGAAGATCCTGCAGGAGGAACTCGACCGCGCTCGCGCCCAATATCGCGCCGGGCTGATCATGTCCGCCGAAAGCCCGGCCAGCCGGGCTTCGCAGATTGCACGGCAACTGCTTCTGTTCGGCCGGCCGATCGCCAAGGAGGAACTGATGGAACGGCTGTCGGCGCTGACGATCGAGCGGCTGACCGATCTGTCGTCGCGATTGTTCTCGACCAAGCCGACGCTTACCGCTGTCGGGCCTGTGGGTACGCTGGCGCCATACGAAGCGATCCTCGAATCGCTCGCGGGCACGCAGACCACGGCCCGCAAGCTCGCCGTCTAAGCCTCTCAAAGCGTCGTGTTCGCGCTCCCTTTCTTTCGCCGAGACCTGCCGGCGCTGAAAGGCGACCGCGTCACGCTACGCGTGCCGTTCACCAACGACTACCGCGAGTGGGCGGCGGTGCGCGGCGAAAGCCGGGCCTTCCTCGAACCATGGGAGCCGCGCTGGACGCCGGATGAACTCGACCGCACCGCATGGCGGCTGCGCATCAGCCGCTACCGCGAAGACTATGCGCAAGGGACCGCGATCGCCTTCTTCATCTTCGAGAGGAGCAGCGGCAAGCTTGCCGGCGGCATCACGCTCGGCAACATACGTCATGGGGTCTCGCAAAGCGGCCATGTCGGTTACTGGATCG is part of the Mesorhizobium loti genome and encodes:
- a CDS encoding GNAT family N-acetyltransferase; the encoded protein is MFALPFFRRDLPALKGDRVTLRVPFTNDYREWAAVRGESRAFLEPWEPRWTPDELDRTAWRLRISRYREDYAQGTAIAFFIFERSSGKLAGGITLGNIRHGVSQSGHVGYWIGERFGGRGLMTDAVKVVARFAFDTLRLHRIEAACIPDNIRSIRVLEKAGFRREGLLRSYLRINGIWQDHYLYARIADDPPGVGTKD